A single genomic interval of Pomacea canaliculata isolate SZHN2017 linkage group LG5, ASM307304v1, whole genome shotgun sequence harbors:
- the LOC112563910 gene encoding coiled-coil domain-containing protein 186-like isoform X3, translated as MSNHKAKCLDLPDRINMEDVEAENPEPEEDSDLASYSCDRHQDVETAPVQTLHTDDLSISRQDEETESSFMMGPQESRDMNSNTLKQDSRIHSENQSCTEQGIVSLSTEDVAERLVAYHNGKELESVPESDRSGVTCQFPCEATSVNGKPGPDVQNQTFNGVTCMDTNSQPTDFDENSPSLKMQPEDEMLEASSWRLKDGDSLKEELNACYLDQDESPPEDELFITENACSDSHREINTEESWKTSASEKIDDDKNMLPSGESLAVTSTEVESCFQTLDSMAQSSEISVEVFGTFNTCGQIGNKDQNAEKDDDLVPECDRKQDLSSLCAACEGSGTRDESQISSHTKLIIEGSSHDHRQNQQSDLDKVYSPEIDVAMNDYAEGESAASPRKIYSISADSRCHGLMQEEQECSVKDHAVKSQAFAGKKCKRLVHKLESETDSEEELMIELDAELQLSMSPRQNELEQPFPAYLPQNGLKQIDVMSSQLCEQFQTQLEHLQNKLFQKEQDIRRLQEEKTRQRQVAQDVLDERNKYKAELLALKDKNPDDLYLPQIKELEYTIAQQQTEVRQLKEKLTSHDSAAKKAIATLQTEMKGRIDQITKLYEDATREKDSMVIRFAEAETKNMESKRAADRLEAKIRELLKEKESLNSKIKAAFTEKQKALAELEIKVGERIAIGKEMEKMKEELSSADYRIKWFQNKLKAELEAHKETKTNLEKTAAKLKEAKEETEQIRQDCQAIIKTYQESEEVRSNSLDKELKMKEMELMIQMKQKTDTEEIQQKTKRELETMKMQYKDALEELKTLKDKVQCLEEERLQGEQLQSKYQTIIQNQKGDNADLQKKVTGFLTLHEDFDRAQEMIRTLDHEIGELKISNRDLQKDLEGCQARESKMLALQSELSRTNALLRSENTIFNNQIVTLSGDVQKMKMEIQDLETRCRDAIENLEEEKKKRKEETTSLAAQLAEKTKECEEYKQKWEDEIDSNKTLKRKHMNNIKDLTRQLHSARKRLEAYETGSGERDNLSMGSRTNSNGSLNSTDNSTHFATNQSNHHHGACTTTSQDLLHLYPVITEQVEVDRQLLIERIVRLQKSLARKNEKLEFLEEHIQQLVAEIKRKNKIIQGYVLREEAGTLASEDMDANKLAVRKEVQALLARKGGIMASLYSMHQQDGTMTLDLSLEINKKLQAVLEDTLLKNMTLKENLDTLGTEIARLSQENRRLQLHLQGLSDHG; from the exons ATGAGTAATcacaaagcaaaatgtttggatCTACCAGACAGGATAAATATGGAAGACGTAGAGGCAGAAAATCCTGAACCTGAAGAGGATTCAGACCTAGCTAGCTATAGCTGTGACAGACACCAAGATGTTGAAACAGCTCCTGTGCaaacactgcatacagatgacTTGAGCATTAGCAGGCAAGATGAAGAGACGGAAAGTAGCTTTATGATGGGTCCTCAAGAGAGCAGAGACATGAATTCTAATACTCTAAAACAAGATTCTAGGATCCATAGTGAAAACCAGTCATGTACAGAACAAGGAATTGTGTCTTTATCTACTGAGGATGTTGCTGAGAGATTGGTAGCTTATCATAATGGCAAAGAACTGGAATCAGTACCTGAGTCAGACAGAAGTGGTGTCACTTGTCAGTTCCCTTGTGAAGCTACAAGTGTTAATGGTAAACCAGGACCTGATGTTCAAAACCAAACCTTTAATGGAGTCACTTGTATGGACACAAATTCTCAGCCTACAGACTTTGATGAAAACAGTCCTTCACTGAAAATGCAGCCAGAAGATGAGATGCTTGAGGCATCCTCATGGAGACTTAAGGATGGGGATTCCCTGAAAGAAGAGTTAAATGCATGTTATTTGGACCAGGATGAATCTCCACCAGAAGATGAACTGTTTATCACAGAAAATGCTTGCTCAGATAGTCATAGAGAGATAAATACAGAAGAATCATGGAAGACTTCTGCTTCTGAAAAAATTGATGATGACAAGAATATGCTACCAAGTGGGGAATCTCTTGCAGTAACTTCCACAGAAGTGGAATCATGCTTCCAGACTCTAGACAGCATGGCACAATCATCAGAAATATCTGTGGAAGTGTTTGGCACATTCAACACATGTGGTCAAATTGGAAACAAGGATCAGAATgctgagaaagatgatgatttGGTTCCTGAATGTGACAGAAAGCAAGATTTATCATCCTTGTGTGCTGCCTGTGAAGGAAGTGGTACCAGGGATGAAAGTCAAATTTCATCTCACACAAAGCTAATTATTGAAGGTAGCAGCCATGACCACAGACAAAATCAACAGTCAGATTTGGACAAAGTTTATTCGCCAGAAATTGATGTAGCTATGAATGACTATGCAGAAGGGGAAAGTGCAGCTAGTCCCAGGAAAATATATTCTATTAGTGCTGACAGTCGGTGTCATGGATTGATGCAGGAAGAACAGGAGTGCAGTGTTAAAGACCATGCTGTAAAATCACAGGCATTTGCTGGTAAAAAATGCAAGAGGCTTGTGCATAAACTTGAGTCAGAGACTGATTCTGAAGAAGAGCTTATGATAGAGCTTGATGCAGAACTACAGCTGTCAATGTCTCCAAGACAGAATGAACTAGAACAGCCTTTTCCAGCTTACCTTCCACAGAATGGGCTCAAACAGATTGATGTCATGAGCAGTCAGCTGTGCGAGCAGTTCCAAACACAACTTGAACATCTccaaaataaactgtttcaaaaagAACAAGACATCAGGAg ATTACAAGAAGAGAAAACCCGTCAAAGGCAGGTTGCTCAAGATGTTTTAGATGAGCGGAACAAATATAAAGCAGAGTTGTTAGCTCTTAAGGACAAGAATCCTGATGATCTCTATCTACCACAGATAAAGGAA CTGGAGTATACAATTGCCCAACAGCAGACAGAAGTACGGCAGCTAAAGGAAAAGCTGACTTCTCATGATTCAGCAGCAAAGAAAGCTATAGCAACTTTGCAGACTGAAATGAAAGGAAGAATAGACCAG ataacAAAACTTTATGAAGATGCCACACGAGAAAAAGACTCCATGGTGATtagatttgctgaagcagaaacaaaaaacatggaGTCCAAACGTGCAGCAGATCGGTTAGAGGCCAAGATCAGAGAGCTTTTGAAGGAGAAAGAATCGTTGAACAGCAAAATCAAGGCAGCTttcacagagaaacaaaaagcaCTGGCAGAACTTGAAATAAAG GTGGGAGAGAGAATTGCAATTgggaaagaaatggaaaagatgaaagaggagCTATCCTCAGCTGACTACAGAATAAAGTGGTTCCAGAACAAGTTGAAGGCAGAGCTTGAGGCACACAAA gaaacaaaaaccaaccttGAAAAGACTGCAGCAAAGTTGAAGGAAGCTAAAGAGGAGACAGAGCAGATACGTCAAGACTGTCAGGCTATTATTAAAACTTATCAG GAATCAGAGGAGGTGAGATCAAACAGTCTTGACAAGGAGCTGAAGATGAAGGAAATGGAACTCATGATACAGATGAAACAAAAGACTGACACTGAGGAG ATTCAACAAAAAACTAAGAGAGAACTGGAGACTATGAAAATGCAGTATAAAGATGCCTTGGAAGAACTGAAGACATTGAAAGATAAG GTACAGTGCCTGGAGGAGGAGCGACTTCAGGGGGAGCAGCTACAAAGCAAGTACCAGACCATTATCCAGAATCAGAAAGGGGATAATGCCGACCTGCAGAAGAAAGTGACAGGGTTTCTCACTTTGCACGAAGACTTTGATAG GGCTCAGGAGATGATCCGAACTCTGGACCATGAAATTGGAGAGCTGAAAATAAGTAATCGTGATCTCCAGAAGGACTTGGAGGGCTGTCAGGCCCGAGAATCTAAGATGCTGGCTCTCCAGTCTGAGCTGAGTCGTACCAATGCCCTCCTTCGTTCAGAAAATACCATCTTCAACAACCAG ATTGTTACTTTGTCTGGAGACGTGCAAAAGATGAAGATGGAAATTCAGGATTTGGAGACTAGGTGTAGAGATGCA ATTGAGAatttagaagaagaaaagaagaagcgaaaagaagaaacaacatcACTTGCTGCGCAGCttgcagaaaagacaaaagaat GTGAGGAATATAAGCAAAAATGGGAAGATGAAATAGACTCAAACAAGACATTAAAGCGGAAACACATGAACAATATCAAG GATTTGACAAGGCAGCTTCACAGTGCTCGAAAGCGCCTAGAGGCATACGAGACAGGGAGTGGAGAACGTGACAACTTGAGCATGGGATCTCGTACCAATTCAAATGGTTCTCTCAACTCAACAGACAATAGCACTCATTTTGCTACCAACCAGTCTAACCACCATCATGGTGCCTGCACAACCACCAGTCAGGACCTGCTCCATCTC TACCCTGTGATCACAGAGCAGGTGGAGGTggacagacaactgctgatcGAACGTATAGTACGACTACAGAAAAGTCTAGCTCGTAAAAATGAGAAGCTAGAGTTTCTTGAGGAGCATATTCAGCAGCTGGTGGCagagatcaaaagaaaaaacaa AATAATTCAGGGATATGTGTTACGGGAGGAGGCTGGCACACTGGCCTCAGAAGACATGGATGCCAACAAG CTTGCTGTTCGGAAAGAGGTTCAG GCTTTATTAGCACGCAAGGGAGGTATCATGGCTTCTTTGTATAGCATGCATCAGCAAGATGGGACTATGACCCTTGACCTCTCACTAGAGATTAACAAGAAACTTCAGGCTGTCCTAGAGGACACCCTTCTCAAGAACATGACACTTAAA GAAAATTTGGATACTTTAGGAACAGAAATTGCACGTCTCTCACAGGAGAACAGACGACTACAATTGCACCTTCAAGGGCTTTCTGATCATGGATGA
- the LOC112563910 gene encoding coiled-coil domain-containing protein 186-like isoform X2, translating into MSNHKAKCLDLPDRINMEDVEAENPEPEEDSDLASYSCDRHQDVETAPVQTLHTDDLSISRQDEETESSFMMGPQESRDMNSNTLKQDSRIHSENQSCTEQGIVSLSTEDVAERLVAYHNGKELESVPESDRSGVTCQFPCEATSVNGKPGPDVQNQTFNGVTCMDTNSQPTDFDENSPSLKMQPEDEMLEASSWRLKDGDSLKEELNACYLDQDESPPEDELFITENACSDSHREINTEESWKTSASEKIDDDKNMLPSGESLAVTSTEVESCFQTLDSMAQSSEISVEVFGTFNTCGQIGNKDQNAEKDDDLVPECDRKQDLSSLCAACEGSGTRDESQISSHTKLIIEGSSHDHRQNQQSDLDKVYSPEIDVAMNDYAEGESAASPRKIYSISADSRCHGLMQEEQECSVKDHAVKSQAFAGKKCKRLVHKLESETDSEEELMIELDAELQLSMSPRQNELEQPFPAYLPQNGLKQIDVMSSQLCEQFQTQLEHLQNKLFQKEQDIRRLQEEKTRQRQVAQDVLDERNKYKAELLALKDKNPDDLYLPQIKELEYTIAQQQTEVRQLKEKLTSHDSAAKKAIATLQTEMKGRIDQITKLYEDATREKDSMVIRFAEAETKNMESKRAADRLEAKIRELLKEKESLNSKIKAAFTEKQKALAELEIKVGERIAIGKEMEKMKEELSSADYRIKWFQNKLKAELEAHKETKTNLEKTAAKLKEAKEETEQIRQDCQAIIKTYQESEEVRSNSLDKELKMKEMELMIQMKQKTDTEEIQQKTKRELETMKMQYKDALEELKTLKDKVQCLEEERLQGEQLQSKYQTIIQNQKGDNADLQKKVTGFLTLHEDFDRAQEMIRTLDHEIGELKISNRDLQKDLEGCQARESKMLALQSELSRTNALLRSENTIFNNQIVTLSGDVQKMKMEIQDLETRCRDAIENLEEEKKKRKEETTSLAAQLAEKTKECEEYKQKWEDEIDSNKTLKRKHMNNIKDLTRQLHSARKRLEAYETGSGERDNLSMGSRTNSNGSLNSTDNSTHFATNQSNHHHGACTTTSQDLLHLVHQARKLSTL; encoded by the exons ATGAGTAATcacaaagcaaaatgtttggatCTACCAGACAGGATAAATATGGAAGACGTAGAGGCAGAAAATCCTGAACCTGAAGAGGATTCAGACCTAGCTAGCTATAGCTGTGACAGACACCAAGATGTTGAAACAGCTCCTGTGCaaacactgcatacagatgacTTGAGCATTAGCAGGCAAGATGAAGAGACGGAAAGTAGCTTTATGATGGGTCCTCAAGAGAGCAGAGACATGAATTCTAATACTCTAAAACAAGATTCTAGGATCCATAGTGAAAACCAGTCATGTACAGAACAAGGAATTGTGTCTTTATCTACTGAGGATGTTGCTGAGAGATTGGTAGCTTATCATAATGGCAAAGAACTGGAATCAGTACCTGAGTCAGACAGAAGTGGTGTCACTTGTCAGTTCCCTTGTGAAGCTACAAGTGTTAATGGTAAACCAGGACCTGATGTTCAAAACCAAACCTTTAATGGAGTCACTTGTATGGACACAAATTCTCAGCCTACAGACTTTGATGAAAACAGTCCTTCACTGAAAATGCAGCCAGAAGATGAGATGCTTGAGGCATCCTCATGGAGACTTAAGGATGGGGATTCCCTGAAAGAAGAGTTAAATGCATGTTATTTGGACCAGGATGAATCTCCACCAGAAGATGAACTGTTTATCACAGAAAATGCTTGCTCAGATAGTCATAGAGAGATAAATACAGAAGAATCATGGAAGACTTCTGCTTCTGAAAAAATTGATGATGACAAGAATATGCTACCAAGTGGGGAATCTCTTGCAGTAACTTCCACAGAAGTGGAATCATGCTTCCAGACTCTAGACAGCATGGCACAATCATCAGAAATATCTGTGGAAGTGTTTGGCACATTCAACACATGTGGTCAAATTGGAAACAAGGATCAGAATgctgagaaagatgatgatttGGTTCCTGAATGTGACAGAAAGCAAGATTTATCATCCTTGTGTGCTGCCTGTGAAGGAAGTGGTACCAGGGATGAAAGTCAAATTTCATCTCACACAAAGCTAATTATTGAAGGTAGCAGCCATGACCACAGACAAAATCAACAGTCAGATTTGGACAAAGTTTATTCGCCAGAAATTGATGTAGCTATGAATGACTATGCAGAAGGGGAAAGTGCAGCTAGTCCCAGGAAAATATATTCTATTAGTGCTGACAGTCGGTGTCATGGATTGATGCAGGAAGAACAGGAGTGCAGTGTTAAAGACCATGCTGTAAAATCACAGGCATTTGCTGGTAAAAAATGCAAGAGGCTTGTGCATAAACTTGAGTCAGAGACTGATTCTGAAGAAGAGCTTATGATAGAGCTTGATGCAGAACTACAGCTGTCAATGTCTCCAAGACAGAATGAACTAGAACAGCCTTTTCCAGCTTACCTTCCACAGAATGGGCTCAAACAGATTGATGTCATGAGCAGTCAGCTGTGCGAGCAGTTCCAAACACAACTTGAACATCTccaaaataaactgtttcaaaaagAACAAGACATCAGGAg ATTACAAGAAGAGAAAACCCGTCAAAGGCAGGTTGCTCAAGATGTTTTAGATGAGCGGAACAAATATAAAGCAGAGTTGTTAGCTCTTAAGGACAAGAATCCTGATGATCTCTATCTACCACAGATAAAGGAA CTGGAGTATACAATTGCCCAACAGCAGACAGAAGTACGGCAGCTAAAGGAAAAGCTGACTTCTCATGATTCAGCAGCAAAGAAAGCTATAGCAACTTTGCAGACTGAAATGAAAGGAAGAATAGACCAG ataacAAAACTTTATGAAGATGCCACACGAGAAAAAGACTCCATGGTGATtagatttgctgaagcagaaacaaaaaacatggaGTCCAAACGTGCAGCAGATCGGTTAGAGGCCAAGATCAGAGAGCTTTTGAAGGAGAAAGAATCGTTGAACAGCAAAATCAAGGCAGCTttcacagagaaacaaaaagcaCTGGCAGAACTTGAAATAAAG GTGGGAGAGAGAATTGCAATTgggaaagaaatggaaaagatgaaagaggagCTATCCTCAGCTGACTACAGAATAAAGTGGTTCCAGAACAAGTTGAAGGCAGAGCTTGAGGCACACAAA gaaacaaaaaccaaccttGAAAAGACTGCAGCAAAGTTGAAGGAAGCTAAAGAGGAGACAGAGCAGATACGTCAAGACTGTCAGGCTATTATTAAAACTTATCAG GAATCAGAGGAGGTGAGATCAAACAGTCTTGACAAGGAGCTGAAGATGAAGGAAATGGAACTCATGATACAGATGAAACAAAAGACTGACACTGAGGAG ATTCAACAAAAAACTAAGAGAGAACTGGAGACTATGAAAATGCAGTATAAAGATGCCTTGGAAGAACTGAAGACATTGAAAGATAAG GTACAGTGCCTGGAGGAGGAGCGACTTCAGGGGGAGCAGCTACAAAGCAAGTACCAGACCATTATCCAGAATCAGAAAGGGGATAATGCCGACCTGCAGAAGAAAGTGACAGGGTTTCTCACTTTGCACGAAGACTTTGATAG GGCTCAGGAGATGATCCGAACTCTGGACCATGAAATTGGAGAGCTGAAAATAAGTAATCGTGATCTCCAGAAGGACTTGGAGGGCTGTCAGGCCCGAGAATCTAAGATGCTGGCTCTCCAGTCTGAGCTGAGTCGTACCAATGCCCTCCTTCGTTCAGAAAATACCATCTTCAACAACCAG ATTGTTACTTTGTCTGGAGACGTGCAAAAGATGAAGATGGAAATTCAGGATTTGGAGACTAGGTGTAGAGATGCA ATTGAGAatttagaagaagaaaagaagaagcgaaaagaagaaacaacatcACTTGCTGCGCAGCttgcagaaaagacaaaagaat GTGAGGAATATAAGCAAAAATGGGAAGATGAAATAGACTCAAACAAGACATTAAAGCGGAAACACATGAACAATATCAAG GATTTGACAAGGCAGCTTCACAGTGCTCGAAAGCGCCTAGAGGCATACGAGACAGGGAGTGGAGAACGTGACAACTTGAGCATGGGATCTCGTACCAATTCAAATGGTTCTCTCAACTCAACAGACAATAGCACTCATTTTGCTACCAACCAGTCTAACCACCATCATGGTGCCTGCACAACCACCAGTCAGGACCTGCTCCATCTCGTACATCAAGCCAGGAAACT GAGTACCCTGTGA
- the LOC112563910 gene encoding coiled-coil domain-containing protein 186-like isoform X1, whose protein sequence is MSNHKAKCLDLPDRINMEDVEAENPEPEEDSDLASYSCDRHQDVETAPVQTLHTDDLSISRQDEETESSFMMGPQESRDMNSNTLKQDSRIHSENQSCTEQGIVSLSTEDVAERLVAYHNGKELESVPESDRSGVTCQFPCEATSVNGKPGPDVQNQTFNGVTCMDTNSQPTDFDENSPSLKMQPEDEMLEASSWRLKDGDSLKEELNACYLDQDESPPEDELFITENACSDSHREINTEESWKTSASEKIDDDKNMLPSGESLAVTSTEVESCFQTLDSMAQSSEISVEVFGTFNTCGQIGNKDQNAEKDDDLVPECDRKQDLSSLCAACEGSGTRDESQISSHTKLIIEGSSHDHRQNQQSDLDKVYSPEIDVAMNDYAEGESAASPRKIYSISADSRCHGLMQEEQECSVKDHAVKSQAFAGKKCKRLVHKLESETDSEEELMIELDAELQLSMSPRQNELEQPFPAYLPQNGLKQIDVMSSQLCEQFQTQLEHLQNKLFQKEQDIRRLQEEKTRQRQVAQDVLDERNKYKAELLALKDKNPDDLYLPQIKELEYTIAQQQTEVRQLKEKLTSHDSAAKKAIATLQTEMKGRIDQITKLYEDATREKDSMVIRFAEAETKNMESKRAADRLEAKIRELLKEKESLNSKIKAAFTEKQKALAELEIKVGERIAIGKEMEKMKEELSSADYRIKWFQNKLKAELEAHKETKTNLEKTAAKLKEAKEETEQIRQDCQAIIKTYQESEEVRSNSLDKELKMKEMELMIQMKQKTDTEEIQQKTKRELETMKMQYKDALEELKTLKDKVQCLEEERLQGEQLQSKYQTIIQNQKGDNADLQKKVTGFLTLHEDFDRAQEMIRTLDHEIGELKISNRDLQKDLEGCQARESKMLALQSELSRTNALLRSENTIFNNQIVTLSGDVQKMKMEIQDLETRCRDAIENLEEEKKKRKEETTSLAAQLAEKTKECEEYKQKWEDEIDSNKTLKRKHMNNIKDLTRQLHSARKRLEAYETGSGERDNLSMGSRTNSNGSLNSTDNSTHFATNQSNHHHGACTTTSQDLLHLVHQARKLRLGLRRSTL, encoded by the exons ATGAGTAATcacaaagcaaaatgtttggatCTACCAGACAGGATAAATATGGAAGACGTAGAGGCAGAAAATCCTGAACCTGAAGAGGATTCAGACCTAGCTAGCTATAGCTGTGACAGACACCAAGATGTTGAAACAGCTCCTGTGCaaacactgcatacagatgacTTGAGCATTAGCAGGCAAGATGAAGAGACGGAAAGTAGCTTTATGATGGGTCCTCAAGAGAGCAGAGACATGAATTCTAATACTCTAAAACAAGATTCTAGGATCCATAGTGAAAACCAGTCATGTACAGAACAAGGAATTGTGTCTTTATCTACTGAGGATGTTGCTGAGAGATTGGTAGCTTATCATAATGGCAAAGAACTGGAATCAGTACCTGAGTCAGACAGAAGTGGTGTCACTTGTCAGTTCCCTTGTGAAGCTACAAGTGTTAATGGTAAACCAGGACCTGATGTTCAAAACCAAACCTTTAATGGAGTCACTTGTATGGACACAAATTCTCAGCCTACAGACTTTGATGAAAACAGTCCTTCACTGAAAATGCAGCCAGAAGATGAGATGCTTGAGGCATCCTCATGGAGACTTAAGGATGGGGATTCCCTGAAAGAAGAGTTAAATGCATGTTATTTGGACCAGGATGAATCTCCACCAGAAGATGAACTGTTTATCACAGAAAATGCTTGCTCAGATAGTCATAGAGAGATAAATACAGAAGAATCATGGAAGACTTCTGCTTCTGAAAAAATTGATGATGACAAGAATATGCTACCAAGTGGGGAATCTCTTGCAGTAACTTCCACAGAAGTGGAATCATGCTTCCAGACTCTAGACAGCATGGCACAATCATCAGAAATATCTGTGGAAGTGTTTGGCACATTCAACACATGTGGTCAAATTGGAAACAAGGATCAGAATgctgagaaagatgatgatttGGTTCCTGAATGTGACAGAAAGCAAGATTTATCATCCTTGTGTGCTGCCTGTGAAGGAAGTGGTACCAGGGATGAAAGTCAAATTTCATCTCACACAAAGCTAATTATTGAAGGTAGCAGCCATGACCACAGACAAAATCAACAGTCAGATTTGGACAAAGTTTATTCGCCAGAAATTGATGTAGCTATGAATGACTATGCAGAAGGGGAAAGTGCAGCTAGTCCCAGGAAAATATATTCTATTAGTGCTGACAGTCGGTGTCATGGATTGATGCAGGAAGAACAGGAGTGCAGTGTTAAAGACCATGCTGTAAAATCACAGGCATTTGCTGGTAAAAAATGCAAGAGGCTTGTGCATAAACTTGAGTCAGAGACTGATTCTGAAGAAGAGCTTATGATAGAGCTTGATGCAGAACTACAGCTGTCAATGTCTCCAAGACAGAATGAACTAGAACAGCCTTTTCCAGCTTACCTTCCACAGAATGGGCTCAAACAGATTGATGTCATGAGCAGTCAGCTGTGCGAGCAGTTCCAAACACAACTTGAACATCTccaaaataaactgtttcaaaaagAACAAGACATCAGGAg ATTACAAGAAGAGAAAACCCGTCAAAGGCAGGTTGCTCAAGATGTTTTAGATGAGCGGAACAAATATAAAGCAGAGTTGTTAGCTCTTAAGGACAAGAATCCTGATGATCTCTATCTACCACAGATAAAGGAA CTGGAGTATACAATTGCCCAACAGCAGACAGAAGTACGGCAGCTAAAGGAAAAGCTGACTTCTCATGATTCAGCAGCAAAGAAAGCTATAGCAACTTTGCAGACTGAAATGAAAGGAAGAATAGACCAG ataacAAAACTTTATGAAGATGCCACACGAGAAAAAGACTCCATGGTGATtagatttgctgaagcagaaacaaaaaacatggaGTCCAAACGTGCAGCAGATCGGTTAGAGGCCAAGATCAGAGAGCTTTTGAAGGAGAAAGAATCGTTGAACAGCAAAATCAAGGCAGCTttcacagagaaacaaaaagcaCTGGCAGAACTTGAAATAAAG GTGGGAGAGAGAATTGCAATTgggaaagaaatggaaaagatgaaagaggagCTATCCTCAGCTGACTACAGAATAAAGTGGTTCCAGAACAAGTTGAAGGCAGAGCTTGAGGCACACAAA gaaacaaaaaccaaccttGAAAAGACTGCAGCAAAGTTGAAGGAAGCTAAAGAGGAGACAGAGCAGATACGTCAAGACTGTCAGGCTATTATTAAAACTTATCAG GAATCAGAGGAGGTGAGATCAAACAGTCTTGACAAGGAGCTGAAGATGAAGGAAATGGAACTCATGATACAGATGAAACAAAAGACTGACACTGAGGAG ATTCAACAAAAAACTAAGAGAGAACTGGAGACTATGAAAATGCAGTATAAAGATGCCTTGGAAGAACTGAAGACATTGAAAGATAAG GTACAGTGCCTGGAGGAGGAGCGACTTCAGGGGGAGCAGCTACAAAGCAAGTACCAGACCATTATCCAGAATCAGAAAGGGGATAATGCCGACCTGCAGAAGAAAGTGACAGGGTTTCTCACTTTGCACGAAGACTTTGATAG GGCTCAGGAGATGATCCGAACTCTGGACCATGAAATTGGAGAGCTGAAAATAAGTAATCGTGATCTCCAGAAGGACTTGGAGGGCTGTCAGGCCCGAGAATCTAAGATGCTGGCTCTCCAGTCTGAGCTGAGTCGTACCAATGCCCTCCTTCGTTCAGAAAATACCATCTTCAACAACCAG ATTGTTACTTTGTCTGGAGACGTGCAAAAGATGAAGATGGAAATTCAGGATTTGGAGACTAGGTGTAGAGATGCA ATTGAGAatttagaagaagaaaagaagaagcgaaaagaagaaacaacatcACTTGCTGCGCAGCttgcagaaaagacaaaagaat GTGAGGAATATAAGCAAAAATGGGAAGATGAAATAGACTCAAACAAGACATTAAAGCGGAAACACATGAACAATATCAAG GATTTGACAAGGCAGCTTCACAGTGCTCGAAAGCGCCTAGAGGCATACGAGACAGGGAGTGGAGAACGTGACAACTTGAGCATGGGATCTCGTACCAATTCAAATGGTTCTCTCAACTCAACAGACAATAGCACTCATTTTGCTACCAACCAGTCTAACCACCATCATGGTGCCTGCACAACCACCAGTCAGGACCTGCTCCATCTCGTACATCAAGCCAGGAAACT ACGTCTCGGTCTTCGCAGGAGTACCCTGTGA